The following coding sequences lie in one Rutidosis leptorrhynchoides isolate AG116_Rl617_1_P2 chromosome 4, CSIRO_AGI_Rlap_v1, whole genome shotgun sequence genomic window:
- the LOC139840784 gene encoding probable serine/threonine-protein kinase PBL3, whose translation MGNNLGKLTRIDPSTEKSRGQEYLNHFQPCRTEIFTYNILKEATRKFSNKNLVGQGGCGDVYKGWLDYRTKESAKQGYGLAVAIKKIKKEGSQGLDEWRNELRILSSFYHPNVVQLLGFCADGVHRMLMFEFIAMGILEENLSRGCTPNGPAMTVTLLPECSRKVSWRKRMKISIGIARGLMYLHTMDRPIIHRDIKSANILLDHVG comes from the exons ATGGGCAACAATTTAGGAAAGCTCACTCGTATCGATCCTTCCACAG AGAAATCAAGGGGTCAAGAGTATCTAAACCACTTTCAACCCTGTAGAACAGAGATTTTTACATACAACATATTGAAAGAAGCAACTAGAAAATTCAGTAACAAAAATTTAGTAGGACAAGGAGGGTGTGGTGATGTATATAAAGGTTGGCTGGATTATCGAACCAAAGAGTCTGCAAAACAGGGATATGGATTAGCGGTTGCCATTAAAAAGATCAAGAAAGAAGGATCTCAAGGATTAGATGAATGGAGG AATGAATTGAGGATTCTAAGTAGCTTTTATCATCCAAATGTGGTGCAATTGTTGGGATTTTGCGCTGATGGCGTACATCGAATGCTAATGTTTGAGTTTATTGCTATGGGAATTTTGGAGGAGAATCTTTCAAGAG GTTGCACACCCAATGGGCCGGCCATGACTGTCACCTTGCTGCCAG AATGTAGTAGAAAAGTAAGTTGGAGAAAGCGAATGAAGATCTCGATTGGGATAGCAAGAGGTTTAATGTATCTGCACACGATGGACAGACCGATCATACATCGTGACATTAAGTCTGCCAATATTCTTCTTGACCATGTCGGTTAA